A section of the Spirosoma pollinicola genome encodes:
- a CDS encoding GNAT family N-acetyltransferase: protein MKITVMAMSIDCELCIIRSFQQSDERTIAQHANNKEIWLNLRDHFPHPYTQADAQQWLESIVGAIPEITFAISVDGKAVGAIGLVLQEDIERCSAEVGYWLGQAYWGRGILTAALKTFTRYAADEFKLTRLYAVPFLRNTASMKVLEKAGYQREGIMRRSAIKDGQVIDQALYAYIPAY, encoded by the coding sequence AATAACTGTTATGGCTATGTCAATTGACTGCGAATTATGCATCATCCGTTCCTTTCAACAGAGCGATGAACGGACAATAGCTCAACACGCTAACAACAAAGAGATCTGGCTGAACCTGCGAGATCACTTTCCACACCCTTACACGCAGGCCGATGCTCAACAATGGCTTGAATCTATCGTGGGTGCCATTCCTGAAATAACCTTCGCGATCAGTGTTGACGGAAAAGCCGTAGGGGCTATAGGTTTAGTACTCCAAGAGGACATCGAGCGTTGTTCGGCTGAAGTGGGCTACTGGTTGGGACAAGCCTATTGGGGGCGTGGCATACTTACGGCAGCACTAAAAACCTTCACCCGCTATGCCGCTGATGAATTTAAGCTAACGCGCCTGTATGCCGTTCCCTTTCTTCGCAATACGGCGTCAATGAAAGTGCTCGAAAAAGCAGGCTACCAACGCGAGGGCATCATGCGTCGAAGTGCCATCAAAGATGGTCAGGTCATAGACCAGGCGCTCTATGCTTATATTCCTGCCTACTAA